A genome region from Vibrio tapetis subsp. tapetis includes the following:
- a CDS encoding HesA/MoeB/ThiF family protein, whose translation MSVNDKEFLRYQRQIGVPEFGEESQAKILNASILVIGCGGLGSAAIPLLAGAGVGKLVIADHDSVDESNLHRQTHYNTSNIGTSKVAATKAYVEALNPNCKVRSIEKALEGEQLKLECLLAGVVLDCSDNMRTRHQVNGACYETKTPLVSAAAIGWKGQLAVFDYQPDTPCYHCLFPFQDVGAAKTCSESGIIGPVVSMMGAYQALEAIKFVGQVGEHGRTNVLHVFDGLTNQWQNLTLNKDKSCSVCE comes from the coding sequence ATGTCAGTTAATGACAAAGAGTTTTTGCGTTACCAAAGGCAAATAGGCGTACCTGAATTTGGTGAAGAATCGCAAGCGAAGATACTCAATGCATCGATACTTGTGATCGGCTGTGGTGGGTTAGGTAGCGCTGCGATTCCTTTATTAGCTGGGGCTGGCGTTGGAAAACTAGTGATCGCTGATCATGACAGCGTCGACGAAAGTAACCTTCATCGACAAACCCATTACAACACATCCAATATTGGAACCAGCAAGGTTGCCGCAACTAAAGCGTATGTTGAGGCTCTAAACCCCAACTGCAAGGTACGAAGCATTGAGAAAGCACTTGAAGGTGAACAGCTAAAGCTCGAGTGCTTGCTGGCCGGCGTTGTCCTTGATTGTAGTGACAATATGAGAACTAGGCATCAAGTCAATGGTGCTTGTTATGAGACCAAGACGCCGTTGGTTTCAGCGGCAGCTATTGGTTGGAAAGGCCAACTTGCCGTATTCGATTATCAACCGGATACGCCTTGTTATCACTGCTTATTCCCATTTCAAGACGTGGGTGCTGCCAAAACGTGCTCTGAGAGCGGAATTATTGGGCCTGTGGTCTCCATGATGGGAGCGTATCAAGCATTGGAGGCGATTAAGTTTGTTGGACAAGTTGGTGAACACGGCAGAACCAACGTACTGCATGTATTTGATGGCCTGACTAATCAATGGCAGAACCTAACGCTTAACAAAGATAAGTCCTGTTCTGTCTGTGAATAG
- a CDS encoding thiazole synthase translates to MLSIAGKKFSSRLFTGTGKYSNQDAMMSSIIASGSELATMALKRVDLEHQDDDILAPLIANGVNLLPNTSGAKNAKEAIFAAQLAREALGTNWLKLEIHPDPKYLMPDPIETLKAAEKLVELGFIVLPYCHADPVLCKHLQEVGCAAVMPLGAPIGSNKGIASKDFLEIIIDQASVPVIVDAGIGAPSHAALAMEMGADAVLVNTAIASSPDPVAMGQAFKLAVESGRIAYEAGLAVRQNVAVASSPLTAFLG, encoded by the coding sequence ATGTTATCAATAGCGGGCAAAAAATTCAGTTCGAGGCTCTTTACAGGTACGGGAAAATACTCGAATCAGGATGCGATGATGTCCTCGATTATTGCATCTGGTTCAGAGTTAGCGACTATGGCTCTAAAGCGAGTTGATTTAGAACATCAAGATGACGACATACTCGCGCCGTTAATCGCGAACGGTGTGAATCTATTGCCAAATACATCAGGTGCTAAGAATGCCAAGGAAGCCATTTTTGCAGCACAACTAGCACGCGAAGCGTTAGGTACCAACTGGTTGAAACTAGAGATTCACCCAGACCCTAAGTACCTCATGCCGGATCCTATTGAGACATTGAAGGCGGCAGAGAAGCTTGTTGAGCTAGGCTTTATTGTATTGCCTTATTGCCATGCAGATCCCGTGCTGTGTAAGCACCTACAAGAAGTAGGGTGCGCTGCAGTCATGCCACTTGGTGCGCCAATTGGTTCGAATAAAGGCATTGCCTCAAAAGACTTCTTAGAAATCATTATCGATCAGGCATCTGTTCCTGTCATTGTTGATGCCGGAATTGGTGCGCCATCTCATGCTGCACTCGCAATGGAGATGGGGGCGGATGCAGTACTTGTTAATACCGCAATCGCGTCATCGCCGGATCCAGTTGCAATGGGGCAAGCATTCAAACTCGCGGTTGAGTCAGGCCGCATAGCTTATGAAGCAGGTTTGGCTGTCAGACAAAATGTAGCGGTCGCTTCTAGCCCATTGACCGCATTTTTGGGGTAA
- the thiE gene encoding thiamine phosphate synthase: protein MMYQLLIPTHLSHLTSLIKQCLSAAEEQGMDTSAIEVGTSETTDVCIQVDNKCFRLSVSFDSPLDEAAAMSLLLQMNGSDEKSLLVTYGSESIVDNQIAIDANTGNINSDVFRIDGLIKSVPSVTTLKTLTDKEKHLSWLAASIVLDFPIEDAVILARVASQSDVSRETWPTVPSQFPLPLLEDRELGIKLGWDNSEPVSFPIMEADSLGLYPVVDDVVWIERLLKLGIKTIQLRIKDRHHPELAEQVQKAICLGREFKAQVFINDYWELAIEHGAYGIHLGQEDLEVADLKAISEAGIRLGLSTHGYYEIQRIQQLSPSYIALGHIHPTTTKVMPSKPQGLVRLKLYQDLIGDFPTVAIGGIDLNRASEVWQCGVSSLAVVRAITLSSDPKAVIAEFNQVMNEKRPSDVS from the coding sequence ATAATGTATCAGTTACTAATTCCAACGCACCTTAGCCACTTAACGTCGCTTATCAAGCAATGTCTGTCGGCAGCAGAAGAGCAAGGGATGGACACCAGTGCCATTGAAGTCGGCACTAGTGAAACGACCGACGTTTGTATCCAAGTTGATAATAAGTGTTTCAGATTATCAGTATCGTTTGATAGCCCGTTAGATGAAGCAGCAGCAATGTCCTTGTTGCTGCAAATGAATGGCTCAGATGAAAAGAGTTTATTGGTGACTTATGGAAGCGAGTCGATCGTTGATAATCAGATCGCCATTGATGCAAACACTGGCAATATCAATAGCGATGTATTTCGTATTGACGGGCTAATAAAGTCCGTTCCATCAGTAACAACTCTTAAGACATTGACCGATAAGGAGAAGCACTTAAGCTGGCTTGCAGCTTCAATAGTGCTTGATTTTCCAATCGAAGATGCGGTTATTTTGGCTAGAGTAGCCAGTCAATCCGATGTTTCACGTGAAACATGGCCGACAGTCCCTAGTCAGTTTCCATTGCCACTGCTTGAAGACCGAGAGCTCGGTATAAAGCTTGGCTGGGATAATTCAGAACCCGTGTCATTTCCCATCATGGAAGCCGATAGTTTAGGCCTCTATCCTGTTGTTGATGATGTTGTTTGGATTGAAAGGCTATTGAAGCTAGGTATCAAGACCATACAATTGCGAATCAAAGATCGACATCATCCAGAATTAGCTGAACAGGTTCAAAAGGCCATCTGTTTGGGGCGAGAGTTTAAGGCTCAGGTTTTCATTAATGACTACTGGGAGCTCGCAATCGAGCATGGTGCTTATGGTATTCATCTCGGGCAAGAAGATCTTGAAGTTGCCGATCTAAAAGCAATTTCGGAAGCAGGTATTCGGCTTGGCCTTTCTACCCATGGTTACTATGAGATTCAGCGGATACAGCAGCTTTCGCCAAGCTATATAGCACTGGGGCATATCCATCCTACAACGACTAAGGTTATGCCTTCAAAGCCGCAAGGGTTGGTACGTCTAAAACTGTATCAAGATCTTATTGGGGATTTCCCTACGGTAGCAATAGGTGGCATTGATCTAAATCGAGCTAGCGAGGTGTGGCAGTGTGGTGTGTCGAGCTTAGCCGTTGTACGGGCAATTACTCTAAGCAGTGATCCAAAGGCGGTTATCGCTGAGTTCAACCAGGTTATGAACGAAAAGAGACCATCTGATGTCAGTTAA
- the thiS gene encoding sulfur carrier protein ThiS translates to MSIEIVINGKPVALTGVLLVEEMLEKLELSSSGCALAINGDIIPRGQWRDVSVNQGDEISLFQAIAGG, encoded by the coding sequence ATGAGTATTGAAATCGTAATCAACGGCAAGCCAGTTGCATTAACTGGTGTGCTATTAGTCGAAGAGATGTTGGAGAAACTCGAACTGTCATCTTCAGGATGCGCTCTCGCCATTAATGGAGATATAATTCCACGAGGCCAATGGCGTGATGTGAGTGTTAATCAAGGTGATGAAATCTCACTTTTCCAAGCAATAGCAGGTGGCTAA
- a CDS encoding MFS transporter: MSIQYKLSKAAIVAACILSAAGALVFNAFPLFLGNIATQYQFGDEELGLLGAAYLGAFALAALFAPLWMPRVAWKPAALFGYVFILVGSYLLSHAPADQVHMIMATIGLGSGIIFTISLGVLAAAKNPDTAYGWKLVTEMVAAGSLMFIMTSLIINEFGYQGFVVGIVVLYGLSALSIFALPKNFMATSIEAKVSGKKSKFNTSAALASIALFFQAGTFSGLWGFMERIGEIHGVDKQLIGTVLAASIAAGILGALCCVVLGQKLGHRKPIAAGLFITLATLALLEWNTGTITFIVAACLINALLQFLVATLMVLVTDKDLTGKYTVMMAFTLAMGGAIGPGVLGTIIEEFGFSMGYLWAAFFTLATMMLVLMATKEENKATDVNLQSVNG, translated from the coding sequence ATGAGTATTCAGTATAAATTAAGTAAAGCGGCAATTGTTGCCGCCTGTATTTTATCCGCCGCAGGGGCATTAGTTTTTAATGCATTTCCTTTATTCTTAGGAAACATTGCGACTCAATATCAATTTGGTGACGAAGAGTTAGGTTTGTTAGGCGCGGCCTATTTAGGAGCTTTTGCACTCGCCGCTTTATTTGCCCCACTTTGGATGCCACGTGTCGCGTGGAAACCAGCGGCGCTTTTCGGATACGTATTTATTTTAGTTGGTAGCTACTTACTTTCACATGCCCCCGCTGATCAGGTGCACATGATCATGGCAACTATCGGTTTAGGCTCGGGTATCATCTTTACAATTTCATTAGGTGTTCTTGCCGCAGCAAAAAACCCAGATACCGCTTATGGCTGGAAGCTTGTCACCGAAATGGTCGCTGCTGGTTCTTTGATGTTTATCATGACCAGTTTGATCATCAATGAATTTGGCTATCAGGGCTTCGTTGTTGGAATCGTGGTGTTATATGGACTTTCCGCGCTGTCTATTTTCGCACTACCGAAAAACTTCATGGCGACGAGTATAGAAGCAAAGGTAAGTGGCAAAAAATCAAAGTTCAACACTTCCGCTGCGCTCGCAAGCATTGCACTCTTTTTCCAAGCAGGCACATTCTCAGGGTTATGGGGTTTCATGGAACGAATTGGTGAAATTCATGGCGTAGATAAACAGTTAATTGGCACTGTACTCGCTGCATCTATAGCGGCTGGAATATTGGGTGCTCTATGCTGTGTCGTATTAGGACAAAAACTTGGACATCGTAAGCCAATTGCTGCGGGGCTTTTCATTACTCTTGCAACATTGGCCTTACTGGAGTGGAATACGGGGACTATCACGTTCATTGTCGCCGCATGCTTGATTAACGCACTGTTGCAGTTCCTTGTGGCAACTCTCATGGTTTTAGTTACCGATAAAGACCTCACGGGCAAGTATACGGTAATGATGGCCTTCACACTCGCTATGGGGGGTGCAATAGGACCTGGCGTACTAGGAACCATCATTGAAGAGTTTGGTTTCTCAATGGGCTACTTATGGGCTGCATTTTTCACCTTAGCAACAATGATGCTGGTGTTAATGGCAACCAAAGAAGAAAACAAGGCAACAGACGTAAACCTACAAAGCGTAAACGGATAA
- the crcB gene encoding fluoride efflux transporter CrcB, translating to MGQGFVLGCIALGGAFGACSRYLISELCVSLFGRGFPYGTLTVNVIGSFAMGLLIAAFENELLATEPWRQIIGLGFLGALTTFSTFSMDNVLLMQQGAFFKMGLNILLNVALSVSAAWLGFQLLMKN from the coding sequence ATGGGACAGGGTTTTGTTTTGGGGTGTATCGCATTAGGCGGGGCATTTGGTGCGTGTTCGAGATACCTGATTTCAGAATTATGCGTGTCTTTATTTGGTCGAGGTTTTCCCTACGGCACATTAACGGTTAATGTCATTGGTTCATTTGCCATGGGGTTGCTGATTGCTGCATTTGAGAATGAACTATTGGCGACGGAACCGTGGAGGCAAATAATTGGTCTTGGCTTTCTTGGGGCTCTAACGACATTTTCGACCTTCTCAATGGATAACGTTCTATTAATGCAGCAAGGAGCATTCTTTAAAATGGGTTTAAACATATTATTGAATGTCGCATTAAGTGTTTCTGCAGCTTGGTTAGGTTTCCAATTGCTGATGAAAAATTAA
- a CDS encoding aminopeptidase P family protein: MHSTITQKVESLRNWLIENQYDALIIPHEDEFLGEYIPAHNERLHWATGFTGSAGAAVITQDRAAIFVDGRYTVQVTKQVPSETFEYCHLIENPPIDWICSELKQGAKVAVDARMHSANWLSNSQQKLTDKGELCILGSNPIDVLWHDRPEAKFTDASLMSEEKSGLSSTAKRHQIAKELIERKADAALLTQLDSICWLLNVRGLDVSRLPVLLSHAIIYNTGNVDFFIDSTRLPAEFDQHVGNGVSVFAPSELEARLTTMTGKQVLVDPATNNAWFTLVLQNSGAELIEAADPCLLIKAAKNPVELAGMKACHIRDGAAMTKFLSWLDSEVDNGKLHNEAHLSDTLQGFREEDPTLVDLSFDTISAAGGNAAMCHYNHNDQPQPGQLSLNSLYLVDSGGQYPDGTTDITRTIAIGQPSDDMKQQFTLVLKGHIGLTTALFPKGTTGHQLDVLARQPLWSQGYNYDHGTGHGVGHFLSVHEGPQRIAPAVNTVALLEGMVLSNEPGYYRADAFGIRIENLEIVKEVATNGDMSMLGFESLTRCPIDKRCINVNMLTRPELEWLNNYHQKVWDEVSPLVSGESLTWLKQATYALGYPEA, encoded by the coding sequence ATGCACAGTACTATTACACAAAAGGTTGAATCCCTTAGAAATTGGCTTATTGAAAATCAATACGACGCATTAATCATTCCTCATGAAGACGAGTTTTTAGGTGAGTACATCCCGGCTCATAATGAACGGCTTCACTGGGCGACAGGTTTTACGGGTTCAGCAGGTGCTGCGGTCATTACTCAAGATCGCGCAGCCATATTTGTTGATGGTCGCTATACTGTGCAGGTAACAAAACAAGTTCCAAGTGAGACATTCGAATACTGCCACCTAATTGAAAACCCACCGATTGACTGGATTTGCAGTGAATTAAAGCAAGGTGCCAAAGTAGCGGTTGACGCACGAATGCACTCAGCTAATTGGCTTAGCAACAGCCAACAGAAGCTGACCGATAAAGGCGAGCTTTGTATCCTTGGTAGTAACCCTATTGATGTTCTTTGGCATGACCGTCCTGAAGCCAAATTTACTGACGCTTCTTTGATGAGTGAGGAAAAATCTGGGCTTTCAAGTACCGCCAAGCGACATCAAATTGCCAAAGAGCTGATCGAGCGAAAAGCCGATGCTGCTTTACTGACTCAGCTCGATTCTATTTGTTGGTTGTTGAATGTCCGAGGCTTAGACGTTTCAAGACTTCCTGTACTGCTATCCCACGCCATCATCTACAACACGGGTAATGTCGACTTCTTTATTGATTCAACCCGACTGCCTGCTGAATTCGACCAGCACGTTGGTAATGGTGTTTCAGTCTTCGCTCCTTCTGAACTAGAAGCACGACTGACCACAATGACCGGCAAGCAAGTACTTGTTGACCCCGCTACCAACAACGCGTGGTTCACATTAGTTCTACAAAATTCCGGCGCCGAATTGATTGAAGCGGCCGACCCATGTTTGTTAATCAAAGCGGCTAAAAACCCAGTAGAATTAGCGGGAATGAAAGCTTGTCATATCCGTGATGGTGCTGCGATGACTAAGTTCTTGTCGTGGCTAGACAGTGAAGTTGATAACGGCAAGCTGCACAACGAAGCACATCTCTCAGACACGCTTCAAGGGTTCAGAGAAGAAGATCCTACGTTAGTAGACTTAAGTTTTGATACTATTTCAGCTGCTGGCGGTAACGCTGCAATGTGTCATTACAATCACAATGACCAACCTCAACCAGGTCAGCTTTCATTGAATAGCCTCTACCTTGTCGATTCAGGCGGCCAGTACCCTGATGGTACAACGGATATCACCCGTACCATCGCTATTGGTCAACCTAGTGATGATATGAAGCAGCAGTTTACCTTGGTTCTTAAAGGTCACATTGGCCTGACTACTGCGTTGTTCCCTAAAGGCACAACCGGCCATCAGCTTGATGTACTCGCCCGTCAGCCTCTATGGTCACAAGGCTATAATTACGATCACGGCACTGGCCATGGTGTGGGTCACTTCCTCAGTGTTCACGAAGGGCCACAACGAATTGCTCCCGCAGTGAATACGGTCGCGCTACTTGAAGGCATGGTTCTTTCTAATGAGCCTGGCTACTATCGCGCAGATGCATTTGGTATCCGAATTGAAAACTTGGAAATCGTAAAAGAAGTGGCGACTAACGGCGATATGTCGATGCTTGGTTTTGAGTCTTTAACTCGTTGCCCGATTGATAAGCGTTGTATCAACGTTAACATGCTAACTCGACCAGAGTTGGAATGGCTAAATAACTATCACCAGAAGGTATGGGATGAAGTCAGCCCACTTGTCTCAGGTGAATCACTGACCTGGCTTAAGCAAGCTACATACGCGTTAGGTTACCCTGAAGCATAG
- the thiC gene encoding phosphomethylpyrimidine synthase ThiC gives MSSRKQARLEAKNFIDSLSVQPYPNSLKTYIQGDRADVRVPVRQISLADSLVGGSKDAPIFEPNEPIYVYDTSGVYTDPEHDIDLYSGLPKLRESWIEERSDTELLGDVSSVYSKQRLEDETLDDLRYGNLPKIRRGKPGQCVTQLHYARQGVITPEMEFIAIRENMGRQKYADEQLNIQHPGHNFGANLPKEITPEFVRKEVAEGRAIIPSNINHPEAEPMIIGRNFLVKVNANIGNSSVSSSIEEEVEKLVWSTRWGGDTVMDLSTGRNIHETREWILRNSPVPIGTVPMYQALEKVNGVAESLNWEVMRDTLIEQAEQGVDYFTIHAGLLLRYVPMTAKRVTGIVSRGGSIIAKWCLAHHQESFLYTNFREICKICAQYDVALSLGDGLRPGSIADANDEAQFAELRTLGELTKIAWEYDVQVIIEGPGHIPMHMIKENMDEQLEHCHEAPFYTLGPLTTDIAPGYDHITSGIGAALIGWYGCAMLCYVTPKEHLGLPNKEDVKTGLITYKLAAHAADLAKGHPGAQIRDNALSKARFEFRWEDQFNLSLDPDTARSYHDETLPQESGKVAHFCSMCGPKFCSMKISHEVREYAKDTDQVALDQAIEIKMLADPMEGMRQKSQEFKEQGSELYKLAENPSETVES, from the coding sequence ATGTCGAGTCGTAAACAAGCAAGGCTAGAAGCCAAAAACTTCATTGATTCTCTTTCTGTACAACCTTACCCGAACTCCCTAAAGACGTATATTCAAGGTGATCGAGCTGATGTTCGAGTACCTGTTCGTCAAATATCGTTAGCTGATAGTCTAGTTGGCGGCAGTAAAGATGCACCGATATTTGAACCAAATGAACCTATCTATGTATATGACACCTCTGGTGTGTATACCGATCCCGAACACGATATTGACCTTTATAGCGGCCTGCCTAAATTGCGTGAGAGCTGGATAGAAGAACGTTCTGATACTGAATTACTTGGCGACGTAAGTTCGGTGTATAGCAAGCAACGTTTAGAGGATGAAACCTTAGATGACTTGCGCTATGGCAATCTACCTAAGATTCGACGCGGTAAGCCTGGTCAATGCGTGACTCAATTGCATTATGCTCGCCAAGGTGTGATTACACCAGAAATGGAGTTTATCGCGATTCGCGAAAATATGGGTCGTCAGAAGTACGCTGATGAGCAGCTTAATATTCAACACCCTGGTCATAATTTTGGTGCCAATTTACCTAAGGAAATCACGCCAGAATTCGTTCGTAAAGAAGTGGCTGAAGGGCGCGCAATTATTCCATCGAATATTAACCACCCAGAAGCAGAACCGATGATTATTGGTCGAAATTTCTTGGTGAAAGTTAATGCCAACATTGGTAATTCATCGGTTAGCTCTTCAATTGAAGAAGAAGTAGAGAAACTGGTTTGGTCTACCCGTTGGGGTGGCGATACCGTAATGGACTTATCAACGGGTCGAAACATCCATGAGACTCGTGAGTGGATATTACGAAACAGCCCAGTACCAATTGGTACGGTGCCTATGTATCAAGCCCTTGAAAAGGTGAACGGTGTTGCGGAAAGCCTCAACTGGGAAGTCATGCGAGACACGCTGATCGAACAAGCAGAGCAGGGTGTTGATTACTTTACCATTCATGCTGGTTTGTTATTACGTTACGTACCAATGACGGCAAAACGGGTGACGGGCATCGTCTCTCGCGGCGGTTCTATTATTGCGAAGTGGTGTTTGGCGCATCATCAAGAAAGCTTCCTTTACACTAACTTTCGAGAGATTTGTAAGATTTGTGCTCAATATGATGTGGCACTTTCTCTGGGTGATGGGCTTCGTCCTGGCTCTATCGCAGATGCGAACGACGAAGCTCAGTTTGCTGAATTACGCACACTGGGTGAACTAACCAAAATCGCATGGGAGTACGACGTTCAGGTTATCATTGAAGGGCCTGGTCACATACCGATGCACATGATCAAAGAAAACATGGACGAGCAATTAGAGCACTGTCATGAAGCTCCTTTCTATACGTTGGGTCCATTAACAACGGATATTGCTCCTGGTTACGACCACATCACCTCAGGTATTGGTGCTGCGTTAATTGGTTGGTACGGATGTGCCATGCTTTGTTATGTAACGCCGAAAGAACACCTGGGTTTGCCTAATAAAGAAGATGTTAAAACGGGTTTGATTACCTATAAGCTGGCTGCTCACGCGGCTGACCTTGCGAAAGGCCACCCGGGGGCTCAAATTCGAGATAATGCGTTATCTAAAGCACGTTTTGAATTTAGATGGGAAGATCAGTTCAACTTATCTCTAGACCCAGATACAGCTCGTTCATATCACGATGAAACTCTACCTCAAGAATCAGGCAAAGTGGCTCACTTCTGTTCGATGTGCGGCCCTAAATTTTGCTCAATGAAGATCTCTCACGAAGTGCGTGAATACGCCAAGGATACCGACCAGGTGGCCTTGGATCAGGCGATAGAAATCAAAATGCTCGCAGATCCAATGGAAGGTATGCGCCAGAAATCCCAAGAGTTTAAAGAGCAAGGATCTGAGCTCTATAAGCTGGCAGAAAATCCGTCCGAGACAGTAGAATCATAA
- the thiH gene encoding 2-iminoacetate synthase ThiH, with product MSFVEQFKEMDWDSITLSIYSKNARDVERALAKSKLDLEDFKALISPAAEPYLEQMAQRSMLTTRQRFGHTISMYIPLYLSNLCANACTYCGFSMENKIKRKTLNPDEIEPELAAIKKMNFDNLLLVTGEHETKVGMNYFRQVLPMIKSQFSYLSMEVQPLDQECYQELKTLGLDAVMVYQETYHPSTYAKHHLRGNKTDFDYRLDTPDRLAKAGIDKIGIGALIGLEEWRTDCFYVASHLSYLEQTYWRTRYSISFPRIRPCEGSIEPKSVMSDKQLVQLICAYRLLNPEVELSLSTRESESFRDNVLPLGVTTISAASQTQPGGYATPSEALEQFAISDERSASSVADAIRSRGFEPVWKDWHSAYSG from the coding sequence ATGAGTTTTGTTGAGCAGTTTAAGGAAATGGATTGGGACAGCATTACGCTCTCAATTTATAGCAAGAACGCTAGGGATGTGGAACGAGCTTTGGCGAAAAGCAAATTGGATTTAGAAGATTTCAAGGCGCTGATTTCTCCTGCTGCGGAACCTTACTTAGAGCAGATGGCACAACGATCTATGCTGACTACTCGGCAGAGATTTGGTCATACTATCTCAATGTATATTCCTTTGTATCTCTCTAATCTGTGTGCCAACGCCTGTACCTATTGCGGGTTTTCGATGGAGAACAAGATCAAACGGAAAACCCTTAATCCAGACGAAATTGAGCCAGAGTTAGCTGCAATAAAGAAGATGAATTTTGACAACCTATTATTGGTTACGGGTGAGCACGAAACGAAAGTAGGTATGAATTATTTTAGGCAAGTTTTGCCAATGATTAAAAGCCAGTTCAGTTATCTTTCTATGGAAGTTCAACCACTAGACCAAGAGTGTTATCAGGAACTAAAAACACTGGGTTTAGATGCGGTGATGGTTTATCAAGAAACCTACCACCCATCGACCTATGCAAAACATCATTTACGTGGCAATAAGACAGATTTTGATTATAGGCTGGATACACCAGATCGGTTGGCAAAAGCAGGTATCGACAAGATTGGGATTGGTGCATTGATAGGTTTGGAAGAGTGGCGTACCGACTGTTTCTATGTCGCAAGTCATCTATCCTATCTAGAGCAGACATACTGGCGTACACGATATTCAATTTCGTTTCCTCGAATAAGGCCGTGTGAAGGTTCGATTGAACCTAAGTCAGTAATGAGTGATAAGCAATTGGTTCAGCTTATCTGTGCATACCGATTACTTAACCCTGAAGTTGAGTTGTCTCTATCTACTCGGGAGTCAGAAAGCTTTAGGGATAACGTACTGCCATTAGGGGTAACAACGATCTCTGCAGCATCTCAAACCCAACCGGGTGGTTATGCGACACCCAGTGAGGCTTTGGAGCAGTTTGCTATTAGTGACGAACGCAGTGCCTCAAGTGTGGCAGATGCGATTCGGAGCCGTGGCTTTGAACCCGTATGGAAGGACTGGCATAGCGCCTATTCAGGTTAA
- the hemG gene encoding menaquinone-dependent protoporphyrinogen IX dehydrogenase, which produces MEKLLLLHSSREGQTVKILDYIKKELGEFDCETQDIHQIGKVELSKYDRVVIGASIRYGHLNKKLYQFIEQHLEQLEQCNAAFFCVNLTARKEAEGKDTPEGSAYIKTFLKKSPWQPKLIGVFAGALYYPRYGFFDRVMIRFIMTMTGGETDTSKEVEYTNWEKVTKFSHQIRNFGQLD; this is translated from the coding sequence ATGGAAAAGTTACTGTTATTGCACTCAAGCCGAGAAGGGCAAACCGTTAAAATTCTCGACTATATAAAGAAGGAACTTGGCGAGTTCGATTGTGAGACTCAAGACATTCACCAAATAGGCAAGGTTGAACTATCTAAGTACGATCGTGTTGTGATTGGTGCATCGATTCGCTATGGCCATTTGAATAAAAAGCTTTATCAGTTCATTGAACAGCATTTAGAACAGCTCGAACAATGTAATGCGGCCTTTTTCTGTGTCAACCTAACCGCACGTAAAGAAGCCGAAGGAAAAGATACGCCTGAAGGTAGCGCCTATATAAAGACGTTTTTAAAGAAGTCGCCTTGGCAGCCTAAATTGATAGGTGTGTTTGCTGGTGCGCTTTATTACCCACGTTACGGATTTTTTGACCGAGTCATGATTCGCTTTATTATGACCATGACTGGTGGAGAAACCGATACTAGTAAAGAAGTTGAATATACTAATTGGGAAAAAGTGACTAAATTCTCGCATCAGATCCGAAATTTCGGGCAACTTGACTAA